The Leifsonia poae region GCACGACGAACGCCATCAGCGTCTCCGCACCTTCTGCTCGCCTCTCCGCCGACAAAATCGTCGAGTACGCGGACCTCCTGCACCGACTCGTCGACGGGTATCCGAGGTAGCGACGACGCCGAGCGAGCCCGGCGAGCTTCGCCTCGATCGTTGTCTCAGGGCACGGAGAGGCCTACCCTGTCGGACGTGACCGTGATCGACTGGCTGCTCGATTCCGACCCCGCCCTGCGCTGGCAGGTTCTACGCGACCTCCTCGATGCGCCGCCCGACGAGGTCGAGGCGGAACGCGCCCGCGTCGGCACGCAGGGGTGGGGCGCCCGGTTGTTGGCACTGCAGGATGCGCGTGGTCACTGGGACGGCGGCACATATCGCCCCGGGTGGGTGGACGAGTCGAAACCGTTCTTCGACGCCTGGACCGCGACCACCTTCTCGCTCCAGCAGCTGCGCGACTTCGGCTTGGATCCGGCAAGCCTCCCCGCACGAACGGCGATCGCGCGCGTGCGGGAGAACGTGCGCTGGGATGCGCACACACCGTTCTTCGCGGGCGAGACCGAACCGTGCGTCAACGGCATGGTGGCCGCGATCGGTGCGTACTTCGGCGAGAACGTTGACCGGGCCATCGAGCGACTCGTCTCGGATGCGCTGCCCGACGGCGGATGGAACTGCTGGGCCGAGTACGGCGCCACGGTCTCTTCGTTCAACTCGACCATCGGCGTGCTCGACGGCCTGCTCGCCTGGGAGAAGGCGGGCGGAACCTCGGAGGCCGTCACGAATGCGCGCCGGCGAGGGGAGGAGTATCTACTCGAACGCGGTCTGCTCAGACGCCGCTCGAACGGCCGCCTGGTCGATCCGCGCTTCACGATGCTGTCGTATCCGAACCGCTGGTACTACGACGTGCTCCGCGCCCTGGAACACTTCCGCTCCACCGGCCTCCCACCCGACCCGCGCTGCGCGGAGGCCGTCGAGCTGGTCGCGTCCAAACGTGACGGCGCGGGCCCGTGGATGCTCGAGAACACCCACCAGGGGCCGACCCACTTCGATCTCGACGCGGGCGAAGGCCGGCCGAGCCGGTGGGTGACCCTACGCGCGCTCCGAGTCGTGAACTGGTGGGAGGCGGCCGGAGCCTAGGGTTCGATTCGGTCGCTCGTCGTCAGCGCGTCGAACGCCGGCAGGAGGATGGCCGCGATCGCGGCCGGGGATGCCTCGCGCAGTTCCGCGACCTCCACGAGCTCCCGGGCGACCGTGACCCCGATGGTGACGGCGAGCAGCAGGGCCGCGCGAAGGTCGGCGTCGTCGGCGCTGATCATCGAGGCGAGGGATCGGATGCGGTCGTCGATCTCCGCCCGGGCGAGTTCGGCCGCTTCGGGGTGCGTCAGCATCGAACGGAACATCGCGAGCGACGTTTCGGGTAGCCCGGAGATCTTCATTCCCAGGTTCTCGAGCATCACCTCGGCCGGCGAGATCGGGCCGGCGCCCGCATCCGGTTCGACATCGTGGCGGACGGCCGCCGCGAAGAGCTGCTCCTTCGCCCCGTAGTAGTGCGAGACGAGCCGGGGGTCGGCGGAGGCCAGCGTGGCGATGCCGCGGATGGTCGTCCTCTCGTATCCGCGCTCGGCGAAGAGCGTGCGGGCGGCGTCGAGGATCCTCTTCTGAGTGTCGCGACGCTGCGTGCTGCGCGACGTTTCGGCATCCGGCATGAATTCATTCTACGGAAGGTGAATGAATCGACGATTTCGTTCTACACTTGCGGAACGAAACCATCGAAAGGTGTCTCATGATCGTCTCCGCACTCGTGATGTTCGTCGTCGGTCTCTTCGGCGCCAACGGAGTACCGCATTTCGTCAAGGGGATCACCCGATCCCCGTATCCGATGATCTTCAGCAATCGCCCCGTTCCCAATCTGCTCGCCGGCTGGGGGTCTCTCGTGGTCGCCGGACTGCTCTGGATGATCGCCCGACCCGAGGCGCACCCGTGGCCGGCCTTCGCCGGATGCGCCCTGGGGGCGCTCGCCATGGGTCTCTTCCATGCCGGCCCCGGCGCATTCGGGCGCGCCCCTGCCGCGCCCGACCGGCGGGAGACTTCCGGCGACCGACCTGATTGACATCCTCCCGCGGCGCAATTAGTATACGAATCATGGATGCATCAATTATGCGGAGCGCGGTGGACTCATCGACGTCCGACCTCGTTTCGAGTCTCGGTTTCATTGTCGGTCGGGTGTCTCATCGAATGACCGCAGAACTCGCCGCGCGATTCGAGTCCCTGTCGTTCACGCCGACCCAGTGGCGGGTGATGGCCAGCCTCTGGAACGACGACGGCCAGACCCAGAAAGAGATCTCGCAGAAGACGGCCATCGACCCCGCGACCCTCACCGTGATGCTGAAGCGGATGGAAGAGCGCGGTCTCGTGACGCGACGACGCGACCCGGCGAACAATCGGCTGCAACGGGTCTATCTGGTCGACGCCCGCCCGGCCGAGATCCAGCGCGTGCGCGAGACCATCAGCGCACACATCGCCGCGGTGAACGCGGTCGCCACCGAAGGATTCGACGACTCCGAGCGGGCCGTCCTGATCCGCCTCCTGACCCGGGCGCGCACCAACCTGGAGCCGTCCGCCGAACACCCTCAGTCGCACAACGAACCCAAGGGAGACATCGCATGACCGACTCGACGATCACACCGCCCCTCGACAAACCCGAACAGCGGCCACCGGTGCCCGCACGGCGCTGGCCCCTCCGCGTGGCCGGGGTCGGCTACAGCGTCGCCTGGATCATCGGCCTCCTCCTGACCTCGTCCTCAACGGATGTGACCGCCGACGGTTCGGCGATCATCCGTGAGGATGCACCCCAGACCGCCACGCTCACGCTCCAGTTCCTTCTGACCGAGGGTGTCGCGGCCCTCGCCCTCCTGATCGTGGTGATCGGGTTCTGGCGGGCGACAGAACGGGGTGGAGCGCGGAGCACCGCACTGATCGCCGGCGTGATGGCGGTCGCCGTCTCCCTGACACAGACGGTGCTGGGCGTCTGCCTGATCGAGATCGCGGTGCGCGGTCGCAACGCCTCTCTGGCGAGTTCGCTGACCTTCACCCTGAACGAGCTCGACGGGCTCAAGATGGTGTTGCTCGCCGTCCTGGTGTTCGCGATCTCCGCCGCACGCTGGCGACGACAGGTGCGATTGCCTCTCTGGCTCCTCCCGACCGGGCTCGTCACCGGCATCGCCCTGCTCGCCTCCGCGATCGGCTACCTCGCGCGCAGCAACGCCTTCTCCGTCGCCGCGTGGGTCTCGCTTCCCCTCCTGCTGATCTTCGTCACGGCCGTCGGACTGTGCGTGCGACCGGTCGAGCAGCGTGAAACGCTGGGAGACCGCCGGTGACCGCCATCCTGGATCTGACCTCGGCGGCCCTCGTCACCGTCGACCTCCAACACGGGATCCTCCGCCGCCTCCCCGGCGAACTCGCCGCTCCGGCTCTGGCGAACTCGGTGAGACTCGCCGAAGCGTTCGCCCGCGCCGGTCGGCCGGTCATCGCGGTGTCTCTCGACTTCGAGCATCCGTCGGCCGCACCGGTCAATGCCGGGGCGGATGTCGTTCCGCCGGCACGTGACGTGCGACCAGGCGATGCGACGATTCCGGAGGAGCTGATCGGGTCCGTCTCGCATCAGGTGTCCAAACCCCGGTGGAGTGCCTTCGGAAGCTCCACCCTGTCACTCGTCCTGGCCGAGCTCGGCGCCGAGACGATCGTCCTCTGTGGACTGGCGACAGGCGTGGCGGTAGAGTCGACGGCGCGGTCCGCCTTCGAGCGCGGCCTCCGGGTCGTCGTGGCCACCGACGCGGTGGCGGACGCACCCGAACGACACAAGAACTCGCTTGCTTTCGTCCTTCCCCTTCTCGCGGCGCTGCGCCCAACCGATACCCTCATCGCTTCGCTGCCGTCGAACACCGCGAGGGTTGAAGGGTGACGATGTCTCAACGCACGGCTGACGAGGTACGCGAACCGACGCACCCGGGCTCGCCGGTCGGTCTCCCGGCGCTCGACGTCGAACGGGCGCGGCGGGAGACGCCGGGAACGCTCCGGGTGGCGCACCTGAACAATGCCGGCGCGGCACTGCCACCGCTGCCGGTGACCGAAGCCGTGGTAGCGCACCTGCATCGCGAGTCCGAGAGCGGCGGGTATGAGGCCGCAGCGGCCGCCGGCGATCAGATCGCCGGGACGTACACGTCGATCGCCCGGCTCATCGGCGCCCGAATCGAAGAGATCGCCGTGGTGGAGAACGCCACCCGCGCGTGGGACATGGCGTTCTACGCGATGTCGTTCGAACCGGGCGACCGCATCCTGGCCGCCCGCTCCGCCGAATATGCGAGCAACGTCATCGCGCTTCTGCAGGTCGCTGCCCGAACCGGCGCGGTGGTGGAGTTCGTCGACGACGACGAACACGGGCAACTGTCGGTGGCCGACCTGCGCCGTCGCCTCAACGACCCCGCCGGCCCCATCAAGCTCATCGCCATGACGCATGTGCCGACGCACGGCGGGCTGGTCAACCCTGCCGAGCAGGTCGGCGCGCTCGCCCGCGAGGCCGGCGTACCGTTTCTGCTCGACGCCTGTCAGTCGATCGGGCAGCTGCCCATCGACGTGGACCGGATCGGCTGCGACCTGCTCTCGGCCACCGGACGCAAATTCCTGCGAGGACCCCGCGGAACCGGATTCCTCTACGTGCGCGCGTCAATCCTCGACAGGCTCGAGCCGCCGTTCCTCGACCTGCACGCCGCTACCTGGACGGCACCGGACCGGTACGTCATCCGCCCGGACGCGCGCCGATTCGAGTCGTGGGAGACCAACTACGCCACCAAGATCGGCCTGGGGGCCGCCGTCGACTACGCCCTCTCGTGGGGGCTCCCCGCCATCGAGGCCCGCGTCACCGCGCTCGCCGACCGGCTGCGAACACGATTGAACAGCGTGGACGGGGTGCAGGTGCGGGATCGGGGCCTGCGGCGTTGCGGCATCGTCACCTTCACGGTCGACGGGGTGTCCGCCCACGACGTGCAGCGCAGCCTGTCCGGGCGGCGGGTGAACACCAGCGTGTCACTCGTCGAGCACGCCCGCCTGGATCTTCCCGCCCGCGGACTGCCCGACCTGGTCCGCGCATCTGTGCACTACTACAACACCGACGACGAGCTCGATCAGCTCATCGACGCCCTCCCAACTCCGCGACCGATCCGATCGGGAGCAGGCCGGTGAGCGGGCGAATGAGCGGGTCATCAGACCTGGTGCCGTCGTCCAGGATCGGTCAGGTGGCCCTGGTCACCGGCGGTTCGGCCGGGCTGGGCTATGCCATCGCTGCCGCTCTCTCCGGCGCGGGCTGCGACGTCGTCCTTGCGAGCCGTTCGGC contains the following coding sequences:
- a CDS encoding aminotransferase class V-fold PLP-dependent enzyme encodes the protein MSQRTADEVREPTHPGSPVGLPALDVERARRETPGTLRVAHLNNAGAALPPLPVTEAVVAHLHRESESGGYEAAAAAGDQIAGTYTSIARLIGARIEEIAVVENATRAWDMAFYAMSFEPGDRILAARSAEYASNVIALLQVAARTGAVVEFVDDDEHGQLSVADLRRRLNDPAGPIKLIAMTHVPTHGGLVNPAEQVGALAREAGVPFLLDACQSIGQLPIDVDRIGCDLLSATGRKFLRGPRGTGFLYVRASILDRLEPPFLDLHAATWTAPDRYVIRPDARRFESWETNYATKIGLGAAVDYALSWGLPAIEARVTALADRLRTRLNSVDGVQVRDRGLRRCGIVTFTVDGVSAHDVQRSLSGRRVNTSVSLVEHARLDLPARGLPDLVRASVHYYNTDDELDQLIDALPTPRPIRSGAGR
- a CDS encoding TetR/AcrR family transcriptional regulator, with translation MPDAETSRSTQRRDTQKRILDAARTLFAERGYERTTIRGIATLASADPRLVSHYYGAKEQLFAAAVRHDVEPDAGAGPISPAEVMLENLGMKISGLPETSLAMFRSMLTHPEAAELARAEIDDRIRSLASMISADDADLRAALLLAVTIGVTVARELVEVAELREASPAAIAAILLPAFDALTTSDRIEP
- a CDS encoding cysteine hydrolase family protein; protein product: MTAILDLTSAALVTVDLQHGILRRLPGELAAPALANSVRLAEAFARAGRPVIAVSLDFEHPSAAPVNAGADVVPPARDVRPGDATIPEELIGSVSHQVSKPRWSAFGSSTLSLVLAELGAETIVLCGLATGVAVESTARSAFERGLRVVVATDAVADAPERHKNSLAFVLPLLAALRPTDTLIASLPSNTARVEG
- a CDS encoding MarR family winged helix-turn-helix transcriptional regulator — protein: MTAELAARFESLSFTPTQWRVMASLWNDDGQTQKEISQKTAIDPATLTVMLKRMEERGLVTRRRDPANNRLQRVYLVDARPAEIQRVRETISAHIAAVNAVATEGFDDSERAVLIRLLTRARTNLEPSAEHPQSHNEPKGDIA